One window of Arthrobacter oryzae genomic DNA carries:
- a CDS encoding alpha,alpha-trehalose-phosphate synthase (UDP-forming) encodes MHTTHREKSEATAEGKPAHAGHAAAALYDFMVVSNRLPVDRCSPEDRGCEDGWRRSPGGLVTALAPMMTKTDGAWVGWHGAPDETVKPFSHGGMDLVPVQLSTDDVELFYEGFSNATLWPLYHDVIAPPEFHRTWWDSYRKVNRRFADAVVRHADQGATVWVQDYQLQLVPKMLREARPDLKIGFFNHIPFPPPEIFAQLPWRRAIIDGLLGADLVGFQRSSDAGNFMRSARRFLGASVKQQQVHVKGPDGETTHIARAQAFPISIDVKQISELARKPEIIERARQIRRDLGSPKTILLGVDRLDYTKGIRHRLKAYEELLADGKVTVEDAALIQVASPSRERVEQYRLLREEVEGTVGHINGTYDTMQNTAVRYLHHSYPIDEMVALYLAADVMLVTALRDGMNLVAKEYVTARTNNDGALVLSEFAGAADQLKQALLMNPHDIDGLKDTIMRAVNMQPAEAARRMRSMRKQILDHDVDHWSAEFLAALKEKVVRDDT; translated from the coding sequence ATGCACACTACGCACCGTGAAAAGTCCGAAGCAACCGCCGAAGGAAAGCCCGCCCACGCCGGCCACGCGGCTGCCGCGCTCTACGACTTCATGGTGGTGTCCAACCGGCTGCCGGTTGACCGCTGCTCCCCGGAAGACAGGGGTTGCGAGGACGGCTGGCGCCGGTCGCCGGGCGGCCTCGTTACTGCGCTGGCCCCCATGATGACCAAGACCGACGGCGCGTGGGTGGGCTGGCATGGTGCCCCGGATGAAACCGTCAAGCCCTTTAGCCACGGCGGCATGGACCTGGTCCCGGTGCAGCTAAGCACTGACGACGTCGAGCTCTTCTATGAGGGCTTCTCCAACGCCACCCTCTGGCCGCTGTACCACGACGTCATCGCGCCGCCGGAATTCCACCGGACCTGGTGGGATTCGTACCGCAAGGTGAACCGGCGGTTCGCCGACGCCGTCGTGCGCCACGCCGATCAGGGGGCCACCGTCTGGGTGCAGGACTACCAGCTGCAACTGGTTCCCAAGATGCTCCGCGAAGCACGCCCTGACCTCAAAATCGGGTTCTTCAACCACATACCGTTTCCCCCGCCGGAGATTTTTGCCCAGCTCCCCTGGCGCCGCGCCATCATTGACGGCCTCCTCGGTGCCGACCTGGTCGGTTTCCAGCGGAGCAGCGACGCCGGCAACTTCATGCGTTCCGCCCGGCGTTTCCTGGGTGCCAGCGTCAAGCAGCAGCAGGTCCACGTCAAGGGTCCCGACGGCGAAACCACCCACATTGCCCGGGCGCAGGCGTTTCCGATCTCCATCGACGTCAAGCAGATCAGCGAACTGGCGCGCAAGCCCGAGATCATCGAGCGTGCCCGCCAGATCCGCCGGGACCTCGGCAGCCCCAAGACCATCCTCCTCGGCGTTGACCGCCTCGACTACACCAAGGGCATCCGCCACCGGCTCAAGGCCTATGAAGAGCTGCTGGCCGACGGCAAGGTCACGGTGGAGGACGCGGCCCTGATCCAGGTGGCGAGCCCCAGCCGGGAACGGGTGGAACAGTACCGCCTCCTCCGTGAAGAAGTGGAAGGCACCGTGGGCCACATCAACGGCACCTACGACACCATGCAGAACACTGCCGTCCGATACCTCCACCACAGCTACCCGATCGACGAAATGGTGGCGCTGTACCTTGCCGCCGACGTCATGCTGGTCACGGCACTGCGGGACGGCATGAACCTGGTTGCCAAGGAATACGTGACGGCGCGTACCAACAACGACGGCGCCCTGGTGCTGAGCGAATTCGCCGGTGCCGCGGACCAGCTCAAGCAGGCGCTGCTGATGAATCCGCATGACATCGACGGACTCAAGGACACCATCATGAGGGCCGTCAACATGCAGCCTGCCGAGGCGGCCCGGCGGATGCGGTCCATGCGCAAGCAGATCCTGGACCACGACGTCGACCACTGGTCAGCCGAGTTCCTTGCAGCACTCAAAGAGAAAGTGGTCCGCGATGACACCTGA
- a CDS encoding PRC-barrel domain-containing protein encodes MAVIEQVREGMHVVAPDGKKIGKVEDLKMGDPEAVTSDGQTDAETGGLVSAVIDHFAATSSLPRHTAERLLRIGYVKVDRSGLFAGHAYVASDELDRVEGDTLWLKEGVRAHH; translated from the coding sequence ATGGCGGTCATTGAGCAGGTACGTGAGGGAATGCACGTGGTTGCACCGGACGGGAAGAAGATCGGCAAGGTCGAGGACCTGAAGATGGGTGATCCGGAGGCGGTTACCTCGGACGGCCAGACCGACGCTGAAACAGGAGGCCTGGTTAGCGCGGTGATCGACCATTTCGCCGCGACCTCCAGTCTGCCCCGCCACACAGCGGAGAGGCTGCTGCGGATCGGTTATGTGAAGGTTGACAGATCCGGTCTGTTCGCCGGGCATGCGTATGTCGCCTCGGATGAGCTCGACCGTGTTGAGGGCGACACGTTGTGGCTCAAAGAGGGCGTGCGCGCCCATCACTGA
- a CDS encoding FAD-binding oxidoreductase translates to MGNIVDELKTILEPGKLAVDEMTLAAYAVDQAPVVDYQLPLAVVRAETVADVQAVVRACAKRGVPIVARGAGTGVSGGAHASPGCIVLGLERMNRILALNADDETAVVEPGVINADLNDAAAAHGLMYAPDPASFRTSTIGGNVATNAGGLRCAKYGVTRDSVLALDVVLADGSLVHTGHQTFKGVAGYDLTGLFVGSEGTLGIVVGATVRLKYLPREVHTIAAFYPDFRSAAAGVLAVGKARVQPAIMELLDGGSLLQLDAIHGSDLSSRGASLLLIQTDGFGAAAEADVVREVLAAGGATVTTEASAEAERLVELRRNSRGVEVDDEYRVGEDVAVPRSRLVDYVGELEAMAAEHGVQLKVVAHAGDGNLHPTFWVDRVDNEVDADAMQRLGDCLDRSITVALAMGGTITGEHGIGQYKLRWLGLEQPEPVRELQRRIKHLFDPAGILNPGKAI, encoded by the coding sequence ATGGGCAATATCGTTGACGAGCTCAAAACCATTCTGGAGCCCGGCAAGCTGGCCGTGGACGAGATGACCTTGGCGGCCTACGCCGTGGACCAGGCCCCGGTGGTCGACTACCAGCTGCCGCTGGCCGTCGTCCGGGCCGAAACTGTCGCGGACGTGCAGGCTGTGGTCCGTGCCTGTGCGAAACGCGGCGTGCCAATCGTTGCCCGCGGGGCCGGTACAGGTGTCTCCGGCGGCGCCCATGCCAGCCCGGGCTGCATTGTGCTGGGCCTTGAACGGATGAACCGCATCCTTGCCCTGAATGCGGACGACGAGACCGCCGTCGTCGAACCCGGCGTGATCAACGCCGACCTCAACGACGCCGCCGCCGCCCACGGGCTGATGTACGCGCCGGATCCCGCCAGCTTCCGGACGTCCACCATCGGCGGGAACGTGGCCACCAACGCAGGCGGCCTGCGCTGCGCAAAATACGGCGTCACGCGCGATTCGGTGCTGGCCCTCGACGTGGTGCTGGCGGACGGATCCCTGGTCCACACCGGGCATCAGACGTTCAAGGGTGTTGCGGGCTACGACCTGACCGGGCTGTTCGTCGGCTCCGAGGGGACGCTCGGAATCGTGGTGGGGGCAACGGTGCGGCTGAAATACCTGCCCCGCGAAGTGCACACCATTGCCGCGTTCTACCCGGACTTTCGCAGCGCTGCGGCAGGCGTGCTGGCTGTGGGGAAAGCGCGGGTCCAGCCCGCCATTATGGAACTTCTCGACGGCGGTTCGCTGCTTCAGCTCGACGCGATCCACGGCTCGGACCTGAGCTCCCGCGGAGCCTCGCTCCTGTTGATCCAGACAGACGGCTTCGGGGCAGCTGCGGAGGCAGACGTGGTCCGCGAGGTCCTTGCCGCCGGCGGAGCCACGGTGACAACGGAGGCCAGCGCCGAAGCCGAGCGGCTGGTGGAACTCCGGCGTAACAGCCGCGGTGTGGAAGTGGACGACGAATACCGGGTGGGGGAAGACGTTGCCGTGCCGCGCTCGCGGCTGGTGGATTACGTCGGCGAACTCGAAGCCATGGCGGCGGAGCACGGCGTGCAGCTCAAAGTTGTGGCGCACGCCGGCGACGGCAATCTGCACCCCACATTCTGGGTGGACCGCGTGGACAACGAGGTGGACGCCGATGCCATGCAGCGGCTGGGCGACTGCCTGGACAGGTCAATCACGGTGGCCCTGGCCATGGGCGGCACCATCACGGGCGAGCACGGGATCGGGCAGTACAAACTGCGCTGGCTGGGCCTGGAACAGCCCGAACCCGTGCGGGAACTGCAGCGCCGAATCAAGCATCTCTTCGATCCGGCCGGCATCCTGAACCCCGGAAAAGCGATTTAG
- a CDS encoding DUF4032 domain-containing protein, whose amino-acid sequence MTEESNAQWHDEPTDYGQIGKLPRFEAASANDDKSSSVSSNLSITAASADPELLDLPWHIALEDWPAEYLAALPRGISRHIVRFAHLGGSVIAIKETSEHVARHEYHMLRKLARLDVPCVEPVAVITGRTTPDGRPLNPVLVTRHLKFSMPYRALFSQMLRKDTLTRLIDAQALLMVRLHLIGFYWGDVSLSNTLFRRDAGAFAAYLVDAETGELYPDLSTGQREYDLEIARVNIAGELMDLLDGGLIEEKVDPVATSELIMDSYRRLWTELTEKESFEIGERWRVAARIRKLNELGFDVEEYAIKTTQNGSTIQLQPKVVDAGHHQRRLLRLTGLDAQENQARRLLNDMDSFRADNNPAMDEEYSAHLWVSQIFEPIVRSIPRDLSGKLEPAEAVHEVLEHRWYMSEKQERHIPLAEAVQSYIDSILRHRRDEAAIMLNPDTELLKILEVETEQSRYGDEDIDEYPDADD is encoded by the coding sequence ATGACCGAGGAAAGCAACGCCCAATGGCACGACGAACCCACCGACTACGGCCAGATCGGCAAACTGCCTCGGTTTGAAGCGGCCAGCGCCAACGACGACAAGAGTTCCAGCGTCTCCAGCAACCTGAGCATCACCGCCGCATCGGCTGATCCCGAGCTCCTGGACCTGCCGTGGCACATCGCTTTGGAGGACTGGCCTGCGGAATACCTCGCGGCGCTCCCTCGCGGTATTTCCCGGCACATCGTGCGCTTCGCCCACCTGGGCGGATCGGTGATCGCCATCAAGGAAACGTCCGAACACGTGGCGCGCCACGAGTACCACATGCTCCGCAAGCTGGCCCGCCTGGACGTGCCGTGCGTTGAGCCGGTTGCCGTCATCACGGGCCGCACCACGCCCGACGGCAGGCCCCTGAACCCGGTCCTCGTCACGCGGCACCTGAAGTTCTCCATGCCATACCGGGCTCTTTTCTCCCAGATGCTGCGCAAGGACACGCTCACCCGCCTCATCGACGCCCAGGCGCTGCTGATGGTGCGGCTTCACCTGATCGGGTTCTACTGGGGCGACGTCTCGCTCTCCAACACCCTCTTCCGCCGCGACGCCGGTGCCTTCGCCGCCTATCTGGTGGACGCGGAGACCGGCGAGCTGTATCCGGACCTGTCCACGGGCCAGCGTGAGTACGATCTCGAGATCGCCCGGGTCAACATTGCCGGTGAGCTGATGGACCTGCTGGACGGCGGCCTGATCGAGGAGAAGGTGGACCCGGTGGCCACCAGCGAACTCATCATGGACAGCTACCGGCGGCTCTGGACCGAGCTGACGGAGAAGGAATCCTTCGAGATCGGCGAACGGTGGCGAGTGGCCGCCCGGATCCGGAAGCTCAACGAGCTCGGGTTCGACGTCGAGGAATACGCCATCAAGACCACCCAGAACGGCTCCACCATCCAGCTCCAGCCCAAGGTAGTGGACGCGGGCCACCACCAGCGCCGCCTGTTGCGGCTTACCGGACTGGACGCCCAGGAGAACCAGGCCCGCCGCCTGCTCAACGACATGGACTCGTTCCGCGCCGACAACAACCCGGCGATGGACGAGGAATACAGCGCCCACCTGTGGGTCAGCCAGATCTTCGAGCCCATTGTCCGCTCAATCCCGCGAGACCTTTCCGGCAAGCTCGAACCCGCGGAAGCTGTCCACGAGGTGCTGGAACACCGCTGGTACATGTCCGAGAAGCAGGAACGGCACATTCCACTCGCCGAAGCGGTGCAGTCCTACATCGATTCCATCCTCCGGCACCGCCGCGACGAGGCGGCAATCATGCTCAACCCCGACACGGAGTTGCTCAAGATCCTCGAAGTCGAGACCGAGCAGTCCCGCTACGGCGACGAGGACATCGACGAATACCCGGACGCAGACGACTAA
- a CDS encoding DsbA family protein, producing the protein MSAANEPRKSKAERTAEAREKAREIREAQLKKDKRNKLLIGWGIVVAVVAILAIVALVVSSNIRNNAPVADEGPTPANGNIHGGVTLLANSEVLKSEPATVNVKDVPAKPETPPAEVTAPGAEAEAGKPVKVVVYVDFICPVCKRFETTYNEQLTSLRNEGKISVEYRALGFLDQQSTTNYSSRAANAAACVVNESPEKYADFVNALFDKQPAEGGAGLSDDELKKMATDVGAKSIDSCVEEKKFRPYVKVATQEAAAIGVTGTPTAFVDGKQWGKGDSANTDLIPFIQAAIDAKG; encoded by the coding sequence ATGAGCGCCGCAAACGAACCCCGCAAATCCAAAGCAGAACGCACTGCCGAGGCCCGCGAGAAAGCCCGTGAGATCCGTGAAGCGCAGCTGAAGAAGGACAAGCGCAACAAGCTCCTCATCGGCTGGGGCATCGTGGTGGCGGTAGTAGCCATCCTCGCGATCGTGGCACTGGTTGTCAGTTCCAACATCCGGAACAACGCCCCGGTGGCGGACGAAGGTCCCACCCCGGCCAACGGCAACATCCACGGCGGCGTGACGCTGCTGGCCAACTCCGAGGTGCTGAAGTCCGAGCCCGCCACGGTCAACGTGAAGGACGTCCCCGCCAAGCCGGAAACGCCGCCCGCCGAGGTGACGGCTCCCGGCGCCGAGGCTGAAGCCGGCAAGCCCGTGAAAGTGGTCGTATACGTCGACTTCATCTGCCCCGTCTGCAAGCGGTTCGAAACCACCTACAACGAACAGCTGACCAGCCTCCGCAACGAAGGCAAGATCTCGGTGGAATACCGGGCCCTCGGTTTCCTGGACCAGCAGTCCACCACCAACTACTCCTCACGCGCGGCCAACGCCGCTGCCTGTGTGGTCAATGAATCGCCCGAAAAGTACGCCGACTTCGTCAATGCGCTCTTCGACAAGCAGCCCGCAGAGGGTGGTGCGGGCCTTTCGGATGACGAACTGAAGAAGATGGCCACGGACGTGGGCGCCAAGAGCATCGATTCGTGCGTGGAAGAGAAGAAATTCCGGCCCTACGTGAAGGTGGCCACCCAGGAAGCTGCGGCCATCGGCGTGACCGGCACCCCCACCGCCTTCGTCGACGGCAAGCAGTGGGGCAAGGGCGACTCTGCCAACACTGACCTGATCCCGTTCATCCAGGCTGCCATCGACGCCAAGGGCTAG
- a CDS encoding ABC transporter ATP-binding protein, with product MATVTFDNATRLYPGTDKPAVDKLNIDIADGEFLVLVGPSGCGKSTSLRMLAGLEDVNAGRILIGDRDVTDVPPKDRDIAMVFQNYALYPHMTVADNMGFALKIAGVSKEERAERVREAAKLLDLEPYLDRKPKALSGGQRQRVAMGRAIVRNPQVFLMDEPLSNLDAKLRVQTRTQIASLTRRLGVTTVYVTHDQVEAMTMGDRVAVLKDGLLMQVDTPRNLYDKPKNVFVAGFIGSPAMNLLELPVVDGGVQFGGTVYPVPRNILEEAHGATVTLGSRPEDLEQVAAGEGLQVEVDVVEELGADAYVYGHTTLDGKSHDIVARVDGRRPPMKGESIYVRPQSGHVHLFDTKTGLRLGD from the coding sequence GTGGCAACAGTTACTTTTGATAACGCAACACGTCTGTACCCGGGCACAGATAAGCCCGCCGTCGATAAGCTCAACATCGACATCGCCGATGGCGAATTCCTGGTCCTCGTCGGACCCTCCGGCTGCGGTAAGTCCACCTCCCTGCGCATGCTTGCAGGTCTTGAGGACGTCAACGCAGGCCGCATCCTCATTGGCGACCGCGACGTCACCGATGTTCCCCCGAAGGACCGCGACATCGCGATGGTCTTCCAGAACTACGCCCTGTACCCGCACATGACCGTTGCGGACAACATGGGCTTCGCGCTGAAGATCGCCGGCGTCAGCAAGGAAGAGCGCGCCGAGCGTGTCCGCGAAGCAGCCAAGCTGCTTGACCTCGAGCCCTACCTGGACCGCAAGCCGAAGGCACTCTCCGGCGGTCAGCGCCAGCGTGTTGCCATGGGCCGCGCCATCGTGCGTAACCCGCAGGTCTTCCTCATGGATGAGCCGCTGTCCAACCTTGACGCCAAGCTCCGCGTCCAGACCCGTACGCAGATCGCGTCCCTGACCCGCCGCCTAGGTGTCACTACCGTCTACGTGACCCACGACCAGGTCGAGGCCATGACCATGGGTGACCGTGTGGCTGTGCTGAAGGACGGCCTGCTGATGCAGGTTGACACCCCGCGCAACCTCTACGACAAGCCCAAGAACGTGTTCGTCGCCGGCTTCATCGGCTCCCCGGCCATGAACCTGCTGGAACTCCCCGTCGTCGACGGCGGCGTCCAGTTCGGCGGAACCGTCTACCCGGTACCGCGCAACATCCTCGAAGAGGCACACGGCGCCACAGTCACCCTGGGTTCACGCCCTGAGGACCTCGAGCAGGTCGCCGCAGGTGAAGGCCTCCAGGTTGAGGTTGACGTCGTCGAAGAACTCGGCGCCGACGCCTACGTCTACGGCCACACCACGCTGGACGGCAAGAGCCACGACATCGTGGCCCGCGTCGACGGCCGCCGTCCCCCGATGAAGGGCGAGTCCATCTACGTTCGCCCGCAGTCCGGACACGTGCACCTGTTCGACACCAAGACCGGCCTGCGCCTCGGCGACTAG
- a CDS encoding GyrI-like domain-containing protein produces the protein MSHETEIRLVQRTEQPTAVVRENVPMNELPEFFGRAYGAVMAAAQQQGVQLGGPPFGRYLNMPTDSVDVEAGFPVSAPISASAGVAAGTLPACQAFEATHTGPYDTLSTTYDAIQERMTEEGFSPAGSMWEYYLSDPATEPDSSTWKTLVVWPVAES, from the coding sequence ATGAGCCATGAAACCGAAATCCGCCTGGTCCAGCGCACCGAGCAGCCCACCGCCGTCGTCCGCGAAAACGTGCCCATGAACGAGCTGCCGGAATTCTTCGGCCGCGCTTACGGCGCTGTTATGGCAGCGGCCCAACAGCAGGGCGTGCAGTTGGGCGGCCCGCCTTTTGGCCGGTACCTGAACATGCCCACCGACTCCGTCGACGTCGAGGCAGGCTTTCCGGTCTCGGCGCCGATCTCTGCGTCCGCAGGAGTGGCGGCCGGGACCCTGCCGGCGTGCCAGGCCTTCGAAGCGACCCACACCGGTCCGTACGACACCCTGAGCACGACGTACGACGCCATCCAGGAGCGGATGACCGAAGAGGGTTTCAGTCCGGCTGGTTCCATGTGGGAGTACTACCTCAGCGACCCCGCCACGGAGCCGGATTCCTCCACGTGGAAGACCCTGGTTGTGTGGCCCGTGGCTGAGTCGTAA
- the otsB gene encoding trehalose-phosphatase, which produces MTPDAAPGKAPLTLQPELLAALKTVAATDHLLVAMDFDGTISPLVDHAADARPLPRSAAAFAALAALPRTTTALISGRALGSLRAVASPPPETLLIGSHGAEAWLGPGSSELTLDPEQLALLAEVRRILEEIVEQAPGTLLEDKPAGVVLHTRLAADDVAEDAVAAARAALQGRRDVYLKNGNRVLETSVVHASKGEGMAFLRQATDATAVVFAGDDTTDEDALGRLYPGDVGVKVGLDFTQAQFRVEAPVHIAELLETLLRERTRALAESP; this is translated from the coding sequence ATGACACCTGATGCAGCCCCCGGCAAGGCGCCCCTGACGCTTCAGCCCGAACTCCTGGCCGCCCTCAAGACAGTTGCCGCCACCGATCACCTTCTGGTGGCCATGGATTTCGACGGGACCATCTCCCCCCTCGTTGACCATGCGGCCGATGCCCGCCCGCTCCCCCGCTCCGCTGCAGCCTTCGCCGCCCTCGCGGCCCTCCCGCGAACGACGACGGCACTCATCTCGGGCCGGGCACTGGGCAGCCTCCGGGCGGTCGCTTCGCCGCCCCCGGAGACCCTTCTCATCGGCAGCCACGGGGCCGAGGCCTGGCTGGGACCGGGCTCGTCCGAGCTGACGCTCGACCCCGAGCAGCTTGCCCTGCTGGCGGAGGTCCGCCGCATCCTTGAGGAGATCGTGGAGCAGGCGCCTGGCACGCTGCTGGAGGACAAACCTGCCGGGGTGGTGCTCCATACCCGCCTCGCGGCCGACGACGTGGCCGAGGACGCCGTCGCTGCCGCCCGGGCAGCCCTGCAGGGCCGGCGGGACGTCTACCTGAAGAACGGCAACCGCGTGCTGGAAACGTCCGTGGTCCACGCGTCCAAAGGCGAGGGCATGGCCTTCCTGCGCCAGGCGACCGATGCCACGGCCGTGGTGTTCGCCGGCGACGACACCACCGATGAGGACGCGCTGGGACGGCTGTATCCGGGCGACGTGGGGGTAAAGGTGGGGCTGGACTTCACGCAGGCGCAGTTCCGCGTCGAGGCACCCGTGCACATCGCCGAACTGCTGGAGACCCTGCTCCGGGAACGGACCCGGGCCTTGGCTGAATCCCCGTAA